The Henckelia pumila isolate YLH828 chromosome 2, ASM3356847v2, whole genome shotgun sequence genome includes a window with the following:
- the LOC140882592 gene encoding thiamine pyrophosphokinase 1-like, whose product MEKATMIHSSTFLLPDLSSGSRDYALVLLNRRLPRFTPLLWKHSQFRVCADGGANRVYDELPLMFPEAEPLDIRKRYKPDVIKGDLDSIRAEVLEFYKNAGTEIVDASHDQDTTDLHKCVAYIRDLPDRCNQNLCILVAGALGGRFDHEVGNINVICHFSSTRIVLLSDDCLIQLLPHSHHHEIHIQPSVEGPHCGLVPIGAPSKSTSTTGLEWNLTDTEMRFGGLISTSNIVKEDVITVRSDSDLLWTISIRKA is encoded by the exons ATGGAAAAAGCTACGATGATTCACTCTTCTACATTCCTCCTCCCCGATCTTTCTTCTGGCAGTAGAGATTACGCTCTGGTTTTGCTTAACCGACGCTTGCCTCGATTTACTCCTCTTCTGTGGAAGCACT CACAATTTCGTGTATGTGCGGACGGTGGAGCGAACAGGGTGTATGACGAGTTGCCGCTGATGTTCCCTGAGGCGGAACCGTTGGATATTCGGAAAAG GTATAAGCCGGATGTGATAAAAGGAGACCTTGATTCAATTAGAGCAGAAGTTCTGGAATTCTACAAAAATGCA GGGACTGAAATAGTCGATGCTTCCCATGATCAGGACACCACAGATTTACATAAATGTGTGGCATATATTCGAGATTTACCCGATCGGTGTAATCAAAAT TTATGCATTCTTGTTGCTGGAGCACTAGGCGGAAGGTTTGACCACGAGGTTGGAAATATCAATGTTATATGCCATTTCTCAAGCACAAGGATAGTTCTTCTATCTGATGATTGCCTCATCCAACTTCTTCCACACAGTCATCATCATGAGATTCATATCCAACCAAGCGTCGAGGGTCCACATTGTGGCCTAGTCCCTATTGGTGCACCTTCTAAAAGCACCTCAACCACGGGGCTCGAGTGGAATCTGA CCGACACGGAAATGAGATTCGGTGGTCTCATTAGTACATCTAATATCGTTAAAGAGGATGTAATAACCGTGAGATCTGACTCCGACCTTCTTTGGACTATTTCCATTAGAAAGGCATGA